A genomic window from Camelina sativa cultivar DH55 chromosome 2, Cs, whole genome shotgun sequence includes:
- the LOC104740883 gene encoding uncharacterized protein LOC104740883: MANLMHRFIKNKSCFNSIQRLTSTTPSLFTYQKPFFINNNNIESAFEKPDPVSLVNPVITVSRNEFDNQPMRFYPSFSMGLCLNPNNKIQGLDLAETKEEEDEEKDAKEIVIYADSVKKKRKKKMNKHKYRKLRKQLGRKS, from the coding sequence ATGGCGAATCTAATGCATAGATTCATCAAGAACAAGTCTTGCTTCAATTCAATCCAGAGGCTTACTAGTACTACTCCATCTCTCTTCACATACCAGAAGCCCttcttcatcaacaacaacaacatcgaGTCTGCTTTTGAGAAGCCCGATCCAGTTTCTCTAGTTAACCCTGTGATTACAGTCTCCCGGAATGAATTCGATAACCAACCTATGCGTTTTTACCCAAGTTTCTCTATGGGGTTATGCTTGAATCCCAATAATAAGATCCAAGGTCTGGATCTAGCTGAAACaaaggaagaggaggatgaggagAAAGATGCGAAGGAGATTGTGATTTATGCTGAtagtgtgaagaagaagagaaagaagaagatgaacaagcaCAAGTATAGGAAACTCAGGAAACAGCTTGGTCGCAAGTCTTAG